The stretch of DNA AATGTCTTTagattgttttaaatttaagttGAAGATGTCACCATTTATTTATAGGAGGTCTCGCGATCGAGACAGAGAGGAGAGGCACAGGCGACGGTCACGCTCTCGGTCAAGGAGCCGCTCTGAACGTAGGTCAAGGTCAGAACATAGGCATAGGTCTGAACATAGATCACGTTCTCGCTCACGATCACGGTCAAGATCAAAGAGGTACCTGTGTtctctgttatttttatttgttataacaaatttatttttgtggCGACATTGCAATGTCATAGATATCATATCAAATAAACTGTATAAGCTGTATTGGTATGTAGAAAATCTTTGTTCTTGAGGTTTATTTGCAGTTGTATTATCATATTTGGGAATGCACTTATGTACGAAGGGAAAACTTAGTGTGATCTGGGTTGTTGATGTTTATGTGTGTTTCTTAGGTTTAGTTGAGGCATTATTTTTTCGTAGTTGCTTCGACTGATATCTGACCGCTTATTTTTTGCTCTTTCAGCAAGAGGGTTAGTGGATTTGATATGGCGCCCCCTGCTTCTGCAATGTTAGCTGCTactgctgttgctgctgcagGTATATGCTTCATCATCTACTcaacattattatatttcttaactgcttgttgtttttggttttacgTAGTTTGGAAAGATCATAATCAATTACACGCTGTGATTTTGGTAAGCTGCGTTTATTGTTTTACTCGTGAACAGAGGACTTTAAAGTCTTACTTTCTTTGTAGGATGTCGTGTTATTTTTGTTGCCTGGTGAAGTGGTTTTGGAActgagaagttttttgttttgtctttttttggtggtgtttgtttgtttctgtgtcTTGTCTTTTTGTAGTAAGAAGGCTGTGTTGGGTTAGTTGCCCCATTATGCTGACAATGAGCCGGCCTCTCTAGCTTTAATTGTACAAGGAGGAATCAGTGCAACGGTTGTCATGGGTATTTTTCATCTTCAACTGGCAACTATATGCCTGTTTTCTAGCCTTACAAATTTTGACAACGCAAAACGAATAATCCTTAATATTCATAAGTTGTTGGGATATATTTACGGTTCGGTTTTGCTGGTAGGAAGTTGTTATTTGTAGCTTTGTACTTATTGGTAGGTCTACTCCTCTGGGAAACATAATAATGGTCTAAAGAACATTAAATGACACTTACCATATTACCTAGCAGGCCAGGTTCCTAGTGTCCCACTCCCAACTGCTGCTACTATTTCAGGGATGTTCTCCAACATGTTCCCCATGGTCCCTGGTCAGGTATAAATCCgtactctttgcttctttgttatCTAGATGTTCCTCTATTCTTCTGTTTGATGCGAACATGCTCATAACTTCTCATATTTTCATTTCATCTAGCAACTTGGCGCTCTTCCTGTGATGCCGGTTCAGGCAATGACTCAGCAGGTAAAATCTATCACTATCAGTCTATCTTATTCTTAGGTTCGTCACCATTTGTCATAATATTCCTCCTAAAATGTATTATGATCGTAGGCAACTAGGCATGCTCGGCGAGTCTATGTTGGTGGCCTTCCACCAACTGCAAATGAACAGGTTTGTTATTATGTCTTGTTTTAAGGCTTTGtgactttttgtttattatggtCTAGCTAAGCCATTGGCAATGTccattatatgaattactaagaATGGGTTTCCATGTTCTAGTCGGTGGCAACGTTCTTTAGCCAAGTGATGTCGGCCATTGGGGGAAATACCGCTGGGCCAGGTACTGAAaagttcattattttttttgttcaaggtTACTGCCATGTCTAGAGTGCTCATCCTTTTGGGATTTCTTATACATAGGTGATGCGGTGGTCAATGTTTATATAAACCATGAAAAGAAATTCGCTTTTGTGGAGATGAGATCTGTTGAGGAGGCTAGTAACGCAATGGCATTAGATGGCATTATATTAGAGGTGATTCATTATCTCTTGTACAATTTGGCTTTTATTAGTTACAGTCTGTATTGTGTACTGAAATCATAGCTTTGAGCATCTCCAGGGAGTTCCTGTAAAGGTGAGGAGGCCAACTGACTATAACCCGTCCCTTGCTGCATCTCTTGGTCCGAGCCAGCCTAATCCCAGCCTCAACTTGGCGGCTGTTGGATTGTCTTCGGGGTCTACTGGTGGGCTTGAGGGTCCTGACCGCATTTTCGTGGGCGGGCTTCCTTATTACTTCACAGAGACACAGATCAGGgagcttttagagtcttttgggCCCCTAAGAGGTTTCAACTTGGTCAAAGACAGGGAAACTGGAAATTCGAAGGGATATGCGTTCTGTGTTTACCAAGATCCTTCAGTAACAGATATTGCATGTGCTGCTCTAAACGGAATTAAGATGGGCGATAAGACACTTACAGTTAGGCGTGCAATCCAGGGAGCAGTTCAACCTAAACCCGAGCAAGAAGAAATCTTACTACATGCCCAACAACAGATTgcttttcaggtgaaggattcAAATTCATTTGCTTGATTGTCTGTTTTCGTTATAGATCGTTTCTGTAAATCGTTTTGCATTCATTCTATCTAGAAGATGACTAATTAAATCTTATTGTAGCAGAGGCTTATGTTACAACCTGGAGGTACTCCCACCAAGATTGTCTGTTTGACTCAAGTGGTTACAGCTGATGATCTTAGAGACGATGAAGAATATGCAGACATAATGGAGGACATGAGAACAGAAGGTGGAAAATTCGGTAAGCAATTCGACGACATTTTACCATAGCACATACTCAGGCTTTTTTTTACATGGTCCAAATCAACtttgataattttttgttgtgtgtgtgcaGGTAACTTGGTGAACGTTGTGATTCCAAGGCCTAATCCAGATCATGATCCAACACCAGGAGTTGGAAAGGTTAGGTTTCAATTCCCAGAGACAAGGCAACGTCTAgtaaattcatatataaatgcatactctaatgataatatatattaatgcaGGTATTCTTGGAGTATGCGGATGTGGATGGCTCATCAAAGGCCAGATTGGGGATGAACGGAAGAAAATTTGGAGGAAACCAAGTGGTGGCTGTGTATTACCCTGAAAACAAGTATGCGCAAGGCGACTACGAAGATTGAGCTATCTAATTAACGTCTTCTTCTTAAGCTT from Camelina sativa cultivar DH55 chromosome 9, Cs, whole genome shotgun sequence encodes:
- the LOC104714418 gene encoding splicing factor U2af large subunit B isoform X1, producing MMSYEGNGDGVAVSTAINNSNNNEDYIALKSSPFQSLGGEDGHEDSKSREESDDLEKDSSRSKEKDKENGRDKDRDKDKDREREKSRDRGREKSRDRDRDREKSKDRERDRHHRDRHRDRSRERSEKRERERDDLDDDHHLHRRSRDRDRRSRDRDREERHRRRSRSRSRSRSERRSRSEHRHRSEHRSRSRSRSRSRSKSKRVSGFDMAPPASAMLAATAVAAAAGQVPSVPLPTAATISGMFSNMFPMVPGQQLGALPVMPVQAMTQQATRHARRVYVGGLPPTANEQSVATFFSQVMSAIGGNTAGPGDAVVNVYINHEKKFAFVEMRSVEEASNAMALDGIILEGVPVKVRRPTDYNPSLAASLGPSQPNPSLNLAAVGLSSGSTGGLEGPDRIFVGGLPYYFTETQIRELLESFGPLRGFNLVKDRETGNSKGYAFCVYQDPSVTDIACAALNGIKMGDKTLTVRRAIQGAVQPKPEQEEILLHAQQQIAFQRLMLQPGGTPTKIVCLTQVVTADDLRDDEEYADIMEDMRTEGGKFGNLVNVVIPRPNPDHDPTPGVGKVFLEYADVDGSSKARLGMNGRKFGGNQVVAVYYPENKYAQGDYED
- the LOC104714418 gene encoding splicing factor U2af large subunit B isoform X2, yielding MMSYEGNGDGVAVSTAINNSNNNEDYIALKSSPFQSLGGEDGHEDSKSREESDDLEKDSSRSKEKDKENGRDKDRDKDKDREREKSRDRGREKSRDRDRDREKSKDRERDRHHRDRHRDRSRERSEKRERERDDLDDDHHLHRRSRDRDRRSRDRDREERHRRRSRSRSRSRSERRSRSEHRHRSEHRSRSRSRSRSRSKSKRVSGFDMAPPASAMLAATAVAAAGQVPSVPLPTAATISGMFSNMFPMVPGQQLGALPVMPVQAMTQQATRHARRVYVGGLPPTANEQSVATFFSQVMSAIGGNTAGPGDAVVNVYINHEKKFAFVEMRSVEEASNAMALDGIILEGVPVKVRRPTDYNPSLAASLGPSQPNPSLNLAAVGLSSGSTGGLEGPDRIFVGGLPYYFTETQIRELLESFGPLRGFNLVKDRETGNSKGYAFCVYQDPSVTDIACAALNGIKMGDKTLTVRRAIQGAVQPKPEQEEILLHAQQQIAFQRLMLQPGGTPTKIVCLTQVVTADDLRDDEEYADIMEDMRTEGGKFGNLVNVVIPRPNPDHDPTPGVGKVFLEYADVDGSSKARLGMNGRKFGGNQVVAVYYPENKYAQGDYED
- the LOC104714418 gene encoding splicing factor U2af large subunit B isoform X3; this encodes MAGQVPSVPLPTAATISGMFSNMFPMVPGQQLGALPVMPVQAMTQQATRHARRVYVGGLPPTANEQSVATFFSQVMSAIGGNTAGPGDAVVNVYINHEKKFAFVEMRSVEEASNAMALDGIILEGVPVKVRRPTDYNPSLAASLGPSQPNPSLNLAAVGLSSGSTGGLEGPDRIFVGGLPYYFTETQIRELLESFGPLRGFNLVKDRETGNSKGYAFCVYQDPSVTDIACAALNGIKMGDKTLTVRRAIQGAVQPKPEQEEILLHAQQQIAFQRLMLQPGGTPTKIVCLTQVVTADDLRDDEEYADIMEDMRTEGGKFGNLVNVVIPRPNPDHDPTPGVGKVFLEYADVDGSSKARLGMNGRKFGGNQVVAVYYPENKYAQGDYED
- the LOC104714418 gene encoding splicing factor U2af large subunit B isoform X4, with the translated sequence MGQVPSVPLPTAATISGMFSNMFPMVPGQQLGALPVMPVQAMTQQATRHARRVYVGGLPPTANEQSVATFFSQVMSAIGGNTAGPGDAVVNVYINHEKKFAFVEMRSVEEASNAMALDGIILEGVPVKVRRPTDYNPSLAASLGPSQPNPSLNLAAVGLSSGSTGGLEGPDRIFVGGLPYYFTETQIRELLESFGPLRGFNLVKDRETGNSKGYAFCVYQDPSVTDIACAALNGIKMGDKTLTVRRAIQGAVQPKPEQEEILLHAQQQIAFQRLMLQPGGTPTKIVCLTQVVTADDLRDDEEYADIMEDMRTEGGKFGNLVNVVIPRPNPDHDPTPGVGKVFLEYADVDGSSKARLGMNGRKFGGNQVVAVYYPENKYAQGDYED